The following are encoded in a window of Peromyscus maniculatus bairdii isolate BWxNUB_F1_BW_parent chromosome X, HU_Pman_BW_mat_3.1, whole genome shotgun sequence genomic DNA:
- the LOC121825605 gene encoding syntaxin-3-like has protein sequence MKDRLEELKNHTIHGRVPSELDDTLMFDNHAFEKSETNPIEKFLQEVAELSLALAELEGLSRLIDKKQQGVLCCTTEESVFKEKSELNIIKASFASQAQLIQPQLSTIQHELATDCKYWRAEHRIRQSQLSVLLGHYRDIISHHYARETQNMIRLKEKMVRQAELAGVKLQEEDLEKLVANSVPLQIVGCDLDVLKAKRGLALAEVRHQQLLDLEYEISKLHTIFFQVDMFISGQQELLDNIEYNILHTQDYVEQSNETVKKALKYKRQSRFLMAISAVAGLCACCTCLSCITGPVH, from the coding sequence ATGAAGGACAGATTAGAGGAACTGAAGAACCACACTATTCATGGAAGAGTCCCTTCAGAATTGGATGACACCTTGATGTTTGACAACCATGCTTTTGAGAAGAGTGAAACAAACCCCATAGAAAAATTTTTACAGGAAGTGGCGGAGCTGTCCCTGGCACTGGCTGAGTTAGAAGGGCTATCTCGGTTAATAGACAAGAAGCAGCAAGGTGTCCTGTGTTGTACCACAGAGGAGAGTGTGTTCAAGGAGAAGAGTGAGTTGAACATCATAAAAGCCTCCTTTGCCAGCCAAGCCCAGCTCATTCAGCCTCAGCTAAGCACCATCCAGCATGAGTTGGCCACAGACTGTAAGTACTGGCGGGCTGAGCACCGCATTCGTCAGAGCCAGCTCTCTGTTCTCCTTGGTCACTACCGTGACATCATCAGCCACCACTATGCTCGTGAGACGCAGAATATGATCAGGCTGAAGGAAAAGATGGTGAGACAGGCAGAACTAGCTGGGGTGAAGCTCCAGGAAGAGGATCTGGAGAAACTGGTGGCTAACTCTGTGCCTCTTCAAATTGTGGGTTGTGATCTAGATGTTTTGAAAGCTAAGCGGGGCCTGGCTCTGGCTGAAGTACGTCACCAGCAGCTGCTGGACCTTGAGTACGAGATCAGTAAATTGCATACCATCTTTTTCCAAGTAGACATGTTCATCTCCGGACAGCAAGAGTTGCTGGATAACATTGAGTACAATATTTTGCACACCCAGGACTATGTGGAACAATCAAATGAGACAGTGAAGAAAGCCCTTAAATATAAGCGCCAATCACGCTTTTTGATGGCCATATCGGCTGTGGCAGGTCTTTGTGCCTGTTGTACATGCTTGTCCTGTATCACTGGCCCTGTGCATTGA